One window of the Haloarcula halobia genome contains the following:
- a CDS encoding helix-hairpin-helix domain-containing protein: MEFESVPGVGAKTAEALRQLEDPERALREGDVATLARAPGISEGRAARIARGAIRADHDDPGGFAATPRARTIFQDALGLVQDRTVTDYAASRLETLYPSGVRSRIEEVRAFSERAMARDPDPAVLDALEAVEPLVEPGDVRVRDRCLATSDAERYATAKEAIPEVSVEVVDDARQLAELARSYATVVALDESFAGVDVEGDVRVDPDALASPESVVPERVLTFFARNRDRVRAAAEVHRVAGLEGPCDLDALESALGQLDPDGSVRGDDELDRLATAVDDLDAAVSTAESVANDHLREAIEERDVTIEGTDLLSLVERGAGVDSLLQRELADEYAAAIEQARDHLVDALALTDTEDVARRAFPDEPAYPVEHEERVVSRLREELTAARDRRATRRKQELADDLADLRDDADALVDAALELDVELAVARFADDFECTMPAVTEEPGFDIRGGRSPLLDVPFEDVDPVDYAVSGVTVLSGVNSGGKTSTLDLVALVTTLAHMGLPVPAESARVGRIGELHYHAKTQGTLDAGAFEATLREFGDLVREVDGQSPANGASGDAASSDGGADRRVMVLVDELESITEPGASAKIMAGILEALGDSRATAVFVSHLARDIREAAAIDVSIDGIEAVGLEDGELRVERSPVKGKLARSTPELIVEKLADGDGGADGTGFYAALLDKFD; this comes from the coding sequence ATGGAGTTCGAATCGGTGCCGGGCGTGGGCGCGAAGACGGCCGAGGCGCTCCGCCAGCTCGAGGATCCCGAGCGAGCCCTGCGGGAGGGCGACGTGGCGACGCTCGCCCGGGCCCCGGGCATCAGCGAGGGGCGGGCCGCGCGCATCGCCCGCGGGGCCATCCGGGCCGACCACGACGACCCCGGCGGGTTCGCGGCGACGCCCCGGGCCAGGACGATATTCCAGGACGCGCTCGGCCTGGTCCAGGACCGCACGGTCACCGATTACGCCGCCAGCCGCCTGGAGACGCTGTATCCAAGCGGTGTCCGCAGCCGCATCGAGGAGGTCCGCGCGTTCTCCGAGCGGGCGATGGCCCGCGACCCGGACCCCGCGGTGCTCGACGCGCTCGAGGCCGTCGAACCGCTCGTCGAACCCGGTGACGTCAGGGTCCGGGACCGTTGCCTGGCGACGAGTGACGCCGAACGATACGCGACAGCCAAGGAGGCCATCCCCGAGGTGAGCGTCGAGGTGGTCGACGACGCCCGCCAGCTGGCGGAACTGGCTCGCTCGTACGCGACGGTCGTCGCGCTGGACGAGTCGTTTGCCGGCGTCGACGTCGAGGGCGACGTCCGCGTCGACCCGGATGCGCTGGCGAGCCCCGAATCGGTCGTCCCCGAGCGCGTCCTGACGTTCTTCGCGCGGAACCGCGACCGCGTGCGGGCCGCCGCCGAGGTCCACCGCGTCGCCGGCCTCGAGGGCCCGTGTGACCTCGACGCCCTCGAATCGGCGCTCGGACAGCTCGACCCCGACGGCAGTGTCCGGGGCGACGACGAACTCGACCGCCTCGCCACCGCCGTCGACGACCTGGACGCCGCCGTCTCGACCGCCGAGAGCGTCGCCAACGACCACCTGCGCGAGGCCATCGAGGAGCGCGACGTCACCATCGAGGGCACCGACCTACTCTCGCTGGTCGAACGGGGCGCTGGCGTCGACTCCCTGCTCCAGCGCGAACTCGCCGACGAGTACGCCGCCGCAATCGAGCAGGCCCGCGACCACCTCGTCGACGCGCTGGCGCTCACGGATACCGAGGACGTGGCCCGCCGGGCCTTCCCGGACGAACCGGCCTACCCGGTCGAACACGAGGAGCGCGTCGTCAGTCGCCTGCGCGAGGAACTGACCGCCGCGCGGGACCGCCGGGCGACCCGCCGGAAGCAGGAACTGGCCGACGACCTCGCCGACCTGCGCGACGACGCCGACGCGCTGGTCGACGCCGCGCTCGAACTCGACGTGGAACTCGCCGTCGCGCGCTTCGCCGACGACTTCGAGTGCACGATGCCCGCGGTGACCGAGGAACCGGGCTTCGACATCCGGGGCGGGCGCTCGCCGCTGCTGGACGTGCCTTTCGAGGATGTGGACCCCGTCGACTACGCCGTCTCGGGCGTGACGGTGCTCTCGGGGGTCAACAGCGGCGGGAAGACCTCGACGCTGGACCTGGTAGCGCTCGTGACGACGCTCGCTCACATGGGCCTGCCCGTCCCGGCCGAGTCGGCCCGCGTCGGCCGCATCGGCGAACTCCACTACCACGCCAAGACCCAGGGGACGCTGGACGCCGGCGCCTTCGAGGCGACGCTGCGTGAGTTCGGGGACCTGGTGCGCGAGGTCGACGGCCAGTCGCCCGCGAACGGGGCGAGCGGTGACGCCGCGAGCAGCGACGGGGGCGCCGACCGCCGGGTCATGGTGTTGGTCGACGAACTCGAGTCCATCACCGAACCCGGCGCGAGTGCGAAGATCATGGCGGGCATCCTGGAGGCGCTCGGCGACAGTCGGGCGACGGCCGTCTTCGTCTCGCACCTCGCCCGGGACATCCGCGAGGCCGCCGCCATCGACGTGAGCATCGACGGCATCGAGGCCGTCGGCCTGGAGGACGGGGAGTTGCGGGTCGAACGCTCGCCGGTGAAGGGAAAGCTCGCCCGCTCGACACCGGAACTCATCGTCGAGAAGCTGGCCGACGGTGACGGGGGTGCGGACGGGACGGGCTTCTATGCGGCCCTGCTCGATAAGTTCGACTAG